From one Humulus lupulus chromosome 8, drHumLupu1.1, whole genome shotgun sequence genomic stretch:
- the LOC133796193 gene encoding L10-interacting MYB domain-containing protein-like, producing MASEGEVTQGKSKAIWDPPTHEKWIDLAVEEVRASNRNGSHLSKLGWKIFIEKFNIATKRNYDRKQMKNHWDNVKKEWQLWDSLLRGETGLGWDIQRQTVDAPDEWWDAKLQKYPDAAKFRVRGLEHSFKLDELFRDVTATGARAWAPTSGSLPPLYTEDHNDIEIDENLEESDHEGVGDPMKKETKLLGPNRKQFKKGKKNNSTTSKLSKQLDEICEAIKNRSSYIRTDPPGCSVQEVIDKLVTLPGCEPMSPLFKVATSLFTKKANREIFVALKEPKYQIEWLKEQEFDF from the exons ATGGCGAGTGAGGGTGAGGTAACACAAGGAAAATCAAAAGCAATTTGGGATCCACCAACACATGAGAAATGGATTGATTTAGCTGTAGAAGAAGTGAGAGCAAGTAATAGAAATGGATCACATTTGAGCAAATTAGGTTGGaaaatttttattgaaaaatttAATATTGCAACAAAAAGAAATTATGATCGAAAGCAAATGAAAAATCATTGGGATAATGTTAAAAAAGAGTGGCAACTATGGGATTCATTACTTAGAGGAGAGACTGGACTTGGTTGGGACATACAGAGGCAAACAGTTGATGCTCCAGATGAATGGTGGGATGCAAAGTTACAA AAATATCCGGATGCTGCTAAATTTCGAGTGAGAGGTTTAGAACATTCTTTCAAACTGGATGAATTGTTTAGAGATGTTACTGCTACAGGAGCTAGAGCTTGGGCACCAACCTCTGGTTCACTACCTCCTTTATACACCGAGGATCATAATGATATagagattgatgagaatttggagGAAAGTGATCATGAGGGAGTGGGTGATCCAATGAAAAAAGAGACTAAATTACTTGGTCCAAATAGAAAGCAATTTAAGAAGGGAAAAAAGAATAATTCTACAACATCAAAGTTGTCCAAACAACTTGATGAGATTTGTGAGGCGATCAAAAATAGGAGTTCATACATACGTACCGATCCACCGGGATGTAGTGTTCAAGAAGTTATCGATAAGTTAGTTACACTTCCAGGTTGTGAACCAATGAGCCCTCTTTTCAAAGTTGCTACTTCCTTGTTCACAAAGAAAGCAAATAGGGAAATTTTTGTAGCTTTGAAGGAGCCTAAATATCAAATTGAATGGCTGAAAGAACAAGAGTTCGATTTCTAA